The DNA window ACTTCTTTCATAGAAAAACCATCTGCAGATTTATTGCCAGATTGGACTTCTGAAGTTTCTGATGATATGAAACAACAAGGTAGAGATTACCTCGCTTCTATGGGAATTTATGTCTTCAATAAAAAAGTTTTGAGAAAAATGTTTGAGGAAGACAAAGGAGATGACTTTGGCAAAGACCTCATTCCAAATGCAATCAATAACGGATATAATACGCTAAGTTACCAGTACGAAGGTTACTGGACAGATATAGGAACCATCGGTTCTTTCTTCGAAGCGAATATGGATTTAACCAATGAATTGCCAAAATTCAATATGTTTAGCAATTCACCTATTTATACAAGACCTAGAATGTTGCCACCTTCTAAAATCAATGGTTCTTTCGTAAATAAAGCCATTTTTGCAGACGGTTGTATTATCATGGCAGACAAAATAGAGCATTCACTCATTGGAAACAGAACCAGAATAGAAAAAGGTAGTACCGTCATTCGTTCTTATATCATGGGAGCAGATTACTATCAAAATACTGAAGACATGGCAGAAAATGATGCTAAAGGCATTCCAAACATTGGCGTAGGTAAATACTGTTACATAGAAAATGCTATTTTAGATAAAAATTGTCATATTGGGAATAACGTAAGAATTATCGGTAGCAAACATTTACCAGATGGAGATTTCAAAACGCATTCTATAAAAGACGGAATAATCGTGGTGAAAAAAGATGCCATCATAAAAGATGGAACAGTGATACCATAGAGTTTTTTTATTTTTAGGAAATCGGGCTTGTAATTTTTTTGCAAGCCCGATTTTTAATTCTAAATTTGCTCAACTAAAAATTAAACAAATGAAAAAAATCAAATTTTTATTCACCGTAATGGCTGTGTTCTTTATGAGCCAAGTTGTTTCTGCGCAAACCAGCGAATGGAAAGAAAAAACTGAATTTCATAAAGTGATGAGTCAAACATTTCATCCCGCGGAAGAAGGAAATTTTGCACCGATTAAAAGCAGAATAGATGAAATGGAAACCAAAGCAGTTGCTTTCAAAAACTCAGAAATTCCAGCAGATTTCGGTAATAAAGATGCCATTAAGAAATCTTTGAAAAAATTAGTAAAAGAAACGAAAGCTTTCAATAAAAAAATTAAGTCTGGAGCATCAGATGAAGCCCTTAAAAATGATTTTATGGCTCTTCATGATACATTTCACACGATTGTAGGTCTTTGCAAAGCAGAAGACGAGCACGAACATTAATCTATAATTATATGTAATGAGTAGTCTGCAAAAGATACAATTTGCTGATTACTCATTATTTTTTAACCTATATTATGCGTTGGTATAAATTTGTAATTTACATAAGTATCTTTTTGTTTTCGGTGTATGCCGTTTCTATGCTTTTTGTAGAAGAAAGCAAAAGTTTTACCATAGAAAAAGAAATTAATTATCCTATTGATAAGGTTTTTCCTCAGTTCAATAATTTGCAGAATTTCACGCAATGGAATGAATTTTTTGTTTCAAAAGAAGATTACACTTTCGCATATTATACACCTTATGAAGGACAAGGTTCTTCTTTGAATTATCAGAATAAGAAAAATGAATCTGATTATGGAGATTTTTTCATTCGTTATGAGAATCCTTTTTCTACGCTAAAATATCAATTGTTCGAAGGGAAAAACGTTAATCCATACAGTATTAATGTAAAATTTGTTCCACAAGGAAATAAAACCAAAGTCATTTGGTTTGTTCATACGCCTAGATTGCCATTTTTGAAACGTTCGCTTAATCTGCTTTCAGAAGATTTTGTAGCGGGAAATATAGACCAATCTATGGTAAATCTATCTCAACTCTTGAGTGGAAAAGTAGACAAAGAAATCTTACTTTCTAAAATTAAATATGATACACTCATGGTCGAAAAACAAAACGGTCAATTGCTTTTGGGAATCAATGTTTCGAGTGTGAATAAAAAAGGAGATTTAATTAAAAATATAGAACTGAATCACAATAAAGTCATCAGTTTGGTAACCAAAGATTTAGGTAAAAAGGAAGATGAATTTGGAGTTCCTGTTTTAATTACAGAGCCAGGAAGTTATAAAGACAAAGAGGTTTCTTATTTCTATGGAGTTCCCGTGAAAAAAAGAGAAGGACTTTCTGATAATAATTTCAATTTCCGCACTTTGAATGCTTCGGAAAACTATTACATGTATTACAAAGGGAGATATGAAAATAGAATAAAAGTGATTGCTCAACTCCTGCAAAAAGCTCAAAAAGACAGCATGAGAAATGGTCAGTTACAAGAAACTTTCATAGAAGCTCCGAATGCCAAAAAAGAAGTGACCATAAAAATTTCTTTGCCGGTTTATAGATAGTTCAAAATTCTCATTTTTAACTACTTTTTAACAAATTTTAATTTTATTTAACGATTTTTTAGATTGCATAGATTTTTATTATGTAAGCTATACCTTTTTACCATCTTTTTAAGTTCCTCAATTCGCTTTTTTTTAGTAATTTTGCCTGAACTATACTTCTAACAAAGAAAAAGGCGGAAAATGGACAGATTTTCATTTCTAAATGCAGCACACTCTCAATTTATTGAAGATTTATATCAGCAATATTTAAAGTACCCAGATTCTATAGAACCTTCGTGGAAATCATTTTTCCAAGGTTTTGATTTTGCACTAGCAAATTATAGTGATGATGAGGTTTCTATTACCCAATTAACTTCTAATGTAGTCGCTACTGGGAATATTCCAGAAAACATTGAAAAAGAATTCAAGGTAATCAATTTAATTAATGATTACAAAAGACGTGGTCACTTGTTTACCAAGACCAATCCAGTACGTGAACGTAGAACGTATTCTCCAGATTTATCGATAGAGAATTTTGGTTTATCTCCAGCAGATTTACAGACCAAATTTAATTCTGCTAAAGAAGCTGGACTAAATGGTGCAGCTACACTTCAAGATATCATCAATCATCTAGAAAAAGTTTATTGTGATTCTATCGGGGTAGAATATATGCACATTCAGAGTGTTGAAGAGAAAAAATTCATCAGAGAATGGATTAATGTGAATGAAAATCACCCAACTCTTTCTGCAGCTGAGAAAAAAGAGATTTTACATAAACTAAATCAGGCAGTAGCTTTCGAAAACTACTTGCACACGAAATTCGTAGGTCAAAAACGTTTCTCTCTAGAAGGTGGGGAATCATTAATTCCTGCGCTTGACCAATTAATTTCTCGTTCTTCTCTTCATGGAGTAGATGAGGTAATTCTTGGGATGGCTCACAGAGGTAGATTAAATGTTTTAACCAATATTTTCCAAAAATCTTACAAGCAGATTTTCTCAGAATTTGAAGGAAAAGAATTTGAAGAAGATGTATTCTCTGGTGACGTAAAATATCACTTGGGTTCATCTAAAAAAATAACTACAGCAGCTGGTGAAGAAGTAAGAATTAACTTAGTTCCTAATCCGTCTCACTTAGAAACCGTAGCTTCTTTGGTTGGCGGAATTTCTAGAGCTAAAATAGACCACACTTACCAAGGAAATGCTAAAAAAGTCTTGCCAATTGTTATCCATGGTGATGCTGCAATCGCAGGACAAGGAATTGTGTACGAAGTAGCACAAATGATGACGCTAGAAGGTTACAAAACGGGTGGTACAGTTCACATTGTAGTGAATAACCAAGTTGGTTTTACCACCAATTATTTAGATGCTCGTTCTTCTATTTACTGTACCGATATTGCTAAAGTGACTGATTCTCCAGTAATGCATGTAAATGCAGATGATGTAGAAGCAGTAGTTCACGCTATTAGATTTGCAGCAGATTACAGAGCACAGTTTGGTAAAGATGTATACATAGATTTATTAGGGTACAGAAAATATGGTCATAATGAAGGAGATGAACCAAGATTTACCCAACCTAGTTTATATAAATCTATTTCTAAACACCCTAATCCAAGAGAAATTTACAAGAAAAAACTTGTAGAAGAAGGAGTGGTTTCAGATGCTGTAATGTCTGAAATGGAAAAAGAATTTAAAAATTTACTAGACCAAAACTTTGATGAAGCTAAGGAAATCGAAAGAAATACCATGGCGATTTTCATGGAAGATGACTGGAAAAATTATGCTTCACTAGGAAAACTTCAGCAAGTTTTAGAAAATTATAATACTACTTATGATGTAGAAAAGCTAAGAGAATTAGCCGTTAAAATTTCTACATTACCAGCAGATAAAAAATTCATCAATAAAATTTCTAGATTATTCGAAGCCAGAGTGAAAATGGTAGAAAATAATGCTCTAGATTGGGCAATGGGTGAATTATTAGCTTACGGAACACTTCTTACTGAAGGCAGCACCATTAGAATTTCTGGGGAAGACGTAGAAAGAGGTACTTTCTCTCATAGACATGCAGTGGTAAAAACAGAAGATAATGAAGAAGAATACGTTCCATTAAAACAAGTTTCTGATAACAAATTTGATATTTACAACTCTCACCTTTCTGAATACGGTGTTTTAGGTTTTGACTACGGTTATGCGATGGCCTCTCCTAATACTTTGACGATTTGGGAAGCGCAGTTCGGAGATTTTGTAAATGGTGCTCAAATTGTTATTGACCAATATTTAGTTGCAGCAGAAGAAAAATGGAAAATTCAGAACGGTTTGGTAATGCTTTTACCTCACGGTTTCGAAGGACAAGGTGCAGAACACTCTTCGGCAAGATTAGAAAGATTCCTCAACTTATGTGCAAACGGAAACATTATTGTAGTGAATTGTACTACACCTGCCAATTATTTCCACTTGTTAAGACGCCAACAAAAATTCCCGTTCAGAAAACCGTTAGTGGTAATGACGCCTAAATCATTGCTTCGTCATCCAAGAGTAATTTCTACGGTTGAAGAATTAGCAAACGGAAGTTTCCAACCGGTAATTGATGATGCTACAGCTCAACCAGAAAAAGTAGAAAAATTAGTGTTCTGCTCTGGTAAATTGTACTATGAATTATTGGCGAAGAAAGAAGAATTAAATGATGACAAAGTTGCTTTGGTAAGAATTGAACAATTATATCCATTGAATCCAGAAATTATTCAAGGTATTTTCGATAAATATTCTAACAGAAAAGAATTTGTTTGGGCACAAGAAGAGCCAGAAAATATGGGAGCTTGGACGTATATGTTGCGTAATTTCCGTAACGAAAACATTCAAGTGATCGCTCCTGTTGCAAGTGGAACTCCAGCTCCAGGAACTCATAAGAAATTTGAGAAAAACCAAAAAGGAGTTATCAATAGAGTTTTCGGAGTAGCAGAAGAAAATGTAGATTTGGTAAGACCTATTACCACGGTAAATGACTAAATCATGAAAAAAATTATTTACATCTTATTATTGAGTTGGTCCATCGTTACTTTTGCACAATCAAATGTAAAAGTAATAGAAAATCAGTTCTTAGATTATAATCAATTGATTGTAAAAAAAGATTTTTCTAAAGCATTAGACCAATATGCTCATGAAGGATTTTTGAAATTTGTACCAAAAGAAACCATGGTGCTTATTTTTGATAAGATGTTTAATGATCCTAACATGAAATTTTCATTGGAAGTTCCTACCATTTTAAAAGTGGAAGAATATCCTCAGAAAATACAAAATGTATCTTATGCTAAAATTTTTTACTCTCAAAAAATGAGTGTAGAATTAGCAGATGTGGTAAATGCAAAAGATGCCGAAGAAAAACAAAAGAATATCAATCTTTATTTAGGTGCTTTTAAATCACAATTTGGTGATGGAAATGTAGTTTTCAACGAAAAAAACAATCAATTTGAGGTTATGTCATACAAAATGGCAGTTGCCAACTCTAATGAAGGTAAAAATTGGAAATTTACAGTAGCCGAAAAACAACAAGTAGAACTCTTAAAACAATTTCTTCCAGAAGAAATACTCACTGATTTAAAATAAAAAAATACATACAATGTCAATACTAGAAATGAAAGTTCCTTCTCCAGGAGAATCAATCACAGAAGTAGAAATAGCAACTTGGTTGGTAAAAGACGGAGATTATGTAGAAAAAGATCAAGCAATTGCTGAAGTAGATTCAGATAAAGCTACACTAGAACTTCCAGCAGAACAAGCAGGGATTATCAGCCTAAAAGCGGAAGAAGGAGAAGTAGTAAAAGTTGGTCAAGTCGTTTGTTTAATTGATATGAGCGGAGCTAAACCAGAAGGTGCAGCTGCACCAGTTGCAGAAGTTCCAAAAGCTGAAGAAGCTCCAAAAGTAGAGGCTCCAAAACCTGCTGCTGCTCCAGCTGCTACTTATGCTACCAATTCGCCATCTCCAGCTGCTAAAAAAATTCTTGACGAAAAAGGAATTGATGCTGCTGCAGTTTCAGGAACAGGTAGAGACGGAAGAATTACCAAGGAAGATGCGCTTAATGCAACTCCTGGTGTTCCAGCAATGGGTGTTTCTTCGGGTAACAGAGCTCAAACCACTACTAAACTTTCAGTTTTAAGAAGAAAATTGGCGGCAAGATTGGTTTCTGTGAAAAACGAAACAGCAATGTTAACGACTTTCAATGAAGTTGACATGTCAGAAATTTTCAGAATCAGAAAACAATACAAAGAAGAATTCGCTGCAAAACACGGAGTAGGTCTTGGATTTATGTCTTTCTTTACAAAAGCGGTAACCAGAGCTTTACAGATGTATCCAGATGTAAACGCAATGATTGATGGAGATTATAAAATCAACAACGAATTCTGTGACATTTCTATCGCGGTTTCTGGTCCTAAAGGTTTAATGGTTCCTGTATTAAGAAATGCAGAAAACCTTACTTTAAGAGGAGTAGAAGCTAGCATTAAAGAACTAGCAACCAAAGTAAGAGACGGTAAAATTACCATCGAAGAAATGACAGGCGGTACATTTACCATTACCAATGGTGGTGTTTTCGGTTCTATGCTTTCTACACCTATTATCAATCCACCTCAATCTGCAATTTTAGGAATGCACAACATTATTGAAAGACCAGTTGCGATAAATGGCAAAGTAGAAATCAGACCAATGATGTATTTAGCAGTTTCTTATGACCACAGAATTATTGATGGTAGAGAATCTGTAGGTTTCTTAGTTGCGGTAAAAGAAGCGCTAGACAATCCAGTAGAAATTCTAATGGGTGGCGACGAAAGAAAAGCGCTAGAACTTTAATTTCTTAGAAAATAAAGTCATAAATTTTAAGTATTTATGAAATAAATAACTCCCGCTGATTTTTCGGCGGGATTTTTGTTATCTTTATTTCATCATAAAATTTTAAAAATGTATTCTTCAATTACTCAAAACATCAAAGTTTCTGTAATCCCAGAATATGATGTGAAAAATTCCTTTCCTGCAGACAATCGTTTTGTTTTCAGATACAATATCGTCATAGAAAATCTAGGAAATGATGCAGTAAAACTCATGAAAAGAAGATGGCTGATTTATGATGTAAGTTTTGGTTTTACAGAAGTAATGGGAGATGGCGTAATCGGTATGACTCCAGAATTACAACCAGGAGAGTCTTTCAGCTACTTTTCTAATGTAATTTTACGCTCTGGAGTAGGAAATATGCAGGGAAACTACATTTTTAAAAATTTAGAAACTTTAGAAACTTTTGAGTCTGATATTCCTAAATTTAATTTGGTTTCAGAAGTCCTTTGCAATTAGTTTTAAAATAAAAATTCAAGTGAAGAAGTCGGAGCTGTTGTTCTGACTTTTTTATTTTAGAAATTATAAAACTTTCAAATTTTTGCTAAAAAGCGCTGATAATTCATCATTTTCGGTAATCAGAAGTCTTTCAAAAGCCAATAAAGAAAGCTTCGCACAAACTTCTGCATCAGCTCCAGCTCTGTGATGCGTAAATTGTATATCATGACAATTGGCGAGGTTTTTTAAACCATAGCTTGTCAAATTTTTCCAAGATTTTTTGGCAATCTGTATGCTGCAGAGATATTCTGTTTTAGGCTTGAAAATACCATAATAATCAAGGCAACTGCGCAAAACTCCTGCGTCAAAAGAAGCATTGTGAGCTATCATAAGATTTCCGTAGAGCAAATCTTCTATTTCGTACCAAATTTCGTCAAAAGTAGGAGCGTGAGCTACATCTTTTGGATGAATCCCATGAACATTGATGTTGTGTGGATTGAAATAAGGGAAACTCGGCGGTTTAATGAGCCAAGTTTTGGTTTCTACAATTTCAGAATTTTCTACCACGCAGATTCCCAATTCACACGCAGAGTTTCTCTCGTGAGTAGCCGTTTCGAAATCTAATGCAACAAAATTCATTTTTTAATAGTTTAAAATTCTAGAAATAATTTGATGATAAAATAATCTTCCACCCAACATCCATCATCCATCAACCATCAATTATAAAAAATGCTTAAAAATCAACCATTTAGTTTGGTAATAGTCTTTAATTTGATGTTTGCTTCTTAATTTTAGACTTTCGGCAAACATTCCATAAAAACCAAAATGTGCTTTAAGTACCGCAATTAAGTGAGGAAATCCATCTTTCATTCCGAAATAAATTCCTGCAATTCCGTCTAAAACCAATCTTAATGGAATAATCCAAAAAAGACTAGAAGTAGGCAAATTTTTAAGAAGCATGGTCAAATTGTTTCTAAAATTAAGAAACGTTTTTTGTGGAGATTGCTTGTTAAGTGTTCCACCACCAACATGAAAAACGGTAGATTTTCCGCAATAATAAATTTTTCTTCCCGCATTTTTGAGACGCCAACATAAGTCTATTTCTTCTTGATGGGCAAAAAATCTTTCGTCAAAACCTTTCATCTTCCAGAAATCCTCTCTTCTGATGAATAATGCACAACCAGTTGCCCAAAAAATTTCTGTTTCATCATCATATTGTCCCAAATCTTCTTCTATCGTTTCGAAAACTCTTCCTCTACAATACGGATAACCAAGATGATCAATCATTCCACCAGCTGCACCTGCAAATTCAAAATATTTAGAATTTTTAAAAGCCCTAATTTTAGGTTGAATAGCAGCAATATCAGGATTTTTCTCAAAAAGTTCTAGAATGGGTGTAATCCAATTTTCGGTCACTTCTACATCAGAATTTAGCAAACAATAGATTTCTTCATTTATATGTTGTAAACCTTCGTTGTAACCACCTGCAAAACCAGAGTTTTTAGCATTGATGATGATTTTTACCGTTGGGAAATATTTTTCTACAAAAGCAACGGAATCATCTGTAGAAGCGTTGTCTATTACATAAACCGTAGCTTCGTCAGAATATTCTAACACATTGGGTAAGAATTTTTCTAACCATTTTTTTCCGTTCCAGTTGAGTATTGCAATTGCTAAGGTTGGCATCATCATTTATTCGTCATAATGTTTTATAGCATCTTTGTACTTCCATCTTTTGTGGCTCCAAAGCCAGTTATCAGGATTTTTATTGATGGTTTTTTCTAAATTTTTATGAAATTTTTTCACCACTTCGTATGGTTCAAATTTATCGTTGTCTGGTAAAATTTCGTGATAAGTAACCTTGTAATGTCCTCTTTTTACTTTTTCCATTTCGCAATAGACAAAAGTTACATTCATTCTGCTAGAAAGTCTGTCGTAGCCGATAAAAGCAGGTGTTTTTTGATTTAGAAATTTCAATCCGAAATTTACCATAGAAATATGTGGCGTTTGGTCTGCTACAAACATGTAGGCAGAATTTCCGTCGTTAGGATTTCTAAGAATATGTTTCATTACATCATCCGCTTCTAGAGCTTCATTACCATATCTGCTTCTAATTTTTCTAATTTTTTCTTCCCAAAAAGGATTTTGCATTTTTCTGTAAATAGGGAAGCATTTTTCTTGAGGAATAATTGTTGCCAAAGAATTAAACCATTCCCAATTGAAAACATGACCAGAAAGCATCATCACATTTTTTTGTTTTTTTTGAGATTCAGAAAAAACTTCTAAGTTTATATGTTGAACTCTTTGGTGTAAAGATTCATCAGAAATTGTAAAAGCTTTGAGGGTTTCTACAATATAATCTGAAAAATTATGATAGAATTTTTTCGAGATTTTCTTTATTTCTTCGTCAGATTTTTCTGGGAAAGAATTTTTTATATTTTCAAAGACTACTTTTTTTCTGTATCCTGCAATGTAATATAGGATAAAGAATATAAAATCTGACAAAACATATAAGATTTTTAAAGGTAGTTTAGAAAAAAGTAAAACTATTTGGAATAATATTTGGTTCACAATTCAAAATTAATTTGCAAATTTACAAAATCATTAAACGTAATTGTATAAAAATGTAAGATATGAAAAGAATTGTGATGAATTTAGCTTTTGTAGGATTGCTTTTGCCGGCATTTTCTTTGGCACAAACTACTGCTGAAGCAGAAGCTGCAAAAATTGAAGCTAAAAAGAAAGCGGAAGAAGAAAAAGCTGCGTTGCCAAAACCTTACAACGAAACCGAAAATGCAGAAGCTAAAATTGCAGAATTGGTAAAAAAAGCCAAAAAAGAGAATAAAAACATCATGCTACAAGCAGGAGGAAACTGGTGTATTTGGTGTTTGAGATTTAATAATTTCGTGCAAACTACCCCAGAATTAAAGAATCTGGTAGACGAAAACTACATTTATTATCACCTCAATTATTCTCCGAAAAATAAAAACGAGAAGATTTTTGCACAATACGGAAATCCAGGTGAGAAATATGGCTATCCTGTTTTTATTGTTTTGGATAAAACGGGTAAAATGATTCACACGCAAGATTCTGCGGTTTTGGAAGAAGGAAAAAGCTACAGCTTAGACAAAGTAAAAGCATTCTTCGAAGCTTGGAAACCTAAAAAATAATAAAAAAGAGTTGAAATTTTTCAA is part of the Cloacibacterium normanense genome and encodes:
- a CDS encoding glucose-1-phosphate adenylyltransferase, which produces MKPSVISIVLGGGRGSRLFPLTDKRSKPAVPIAGKYRLVDIPISNCLNSGFNRILVLTQFNSASLNSHIKNTYHFDIFSKGFVDILAAEQSTDNENWYQGTADAVRQSMRHLDKYDYDYILILSGDQLYQMDFKEMIDFHIENGGDITIATIPVNSKDATGFGILKANDENQITSFIEKPSADLLPDWTSEVSDDMKQQGRDYLASMGIYVFNKKVLRKMFEEDKGDDFGKDLIPNAINNGYNTLSYQYEGYWTDIGTIGSFFEANMDLTNELPKFNMFSNSPIYTRPRMLPPSKINGSFVNKAIFADGCIIMADKIEHSLIGNRTRIEKGSTVIRSYIMGADYYQNTEDMAENDAKGIPNIGVGKYCYIENAILDKNCHIGNNVRIIGSKHLPDGDFKTHSIKDGIIVVKKDAIIKDGTVIP
- a CDS encoding SRPBCC family protein is translated as MRWYKFVIYISIFLFSVYAVSMLFVEESKSFTIEKEINYPIDKVFPQFNNLQNFTQWNEFFVSKEDYTFAYYTPYEGQGSSLNYQNKKNESDYGDFFIRYENPFSTLKYQLFEGKNVNPYSINVKFVPQGNKTKVIWFVHTPRLPFLKRSLNLLSEDFVAGNIDQSMVNLSQLLSGKVDKEILLSKIKYDTLMVEKQNGQLLLGINVSSVNKKGDLIKNIELNHNKVISLVTKDLGKKEDEFGVPVLITEPGSYKDKEVSYFYGVPVKKREGLSDNNFNFRTLNASENYYMYYKGRYENRIKVIAQLLQKAQKDSMRNGQLQETFIEAPNAKKEVTIKISLPVYR
- a CDS encoding 2-oxoglutarate dehydrogenase E1 component; the protein is MDRFSFLNAAHSQFIEDLYQQYLKYPDSIEPSWKSFFQGFDFALANYSDDEVSITQLTSNVVATGNIPENIEKEFKVINLINDYKRRGHLFTKTNPVRERRTYSPDLSIENFGLSPADLQTKFNSAKEAGLNGAATLQDIINHLEKVYCDSIGVEYMHIQSVEEKKFIREWINVNENHPTLSAAEKKEILHKLNQAVAFENYLHTKFVGQKRFSLEGGESLIPALDQLISRSSLHGVDEVILGMAHRGRLNVLTNIFQKSYKQIFSEFEGKEFEEDVFSGDVKYHLGSSKKITTAAGEEVRINLVPNPSHLETVASLVGGISRAKIDHTYQGNAKKVLPIVIHGDAAIAGQGIVYEVAQMMTLEGYKTGGTVHIVVNNQVGFTTNYLDARSSIYCTDIAKVTDSPVMHVNADDVEAVVHAIRFAADYRAQFGKDVYIDLLGYRKYGHNEGDEPRFTQPSLYKSISKHPNPREIYKKKLVEEGVVSDAVMSEMEKEFKNLLDQNFDEAKEIERNTMAIFMEDDWKNYASLGKLQQVLENYNTTYDVEKLRELAVKISTLPADKKFINKISRLFEARVKMVENNALDWAMGELLAYGTLLTEGSTIRISGEDVERGTFSHRHAVVKTEDNEEEYVPLKQVSDNKFDIYNSHLSEYGVLGFDYGYAMASPNTLTIWEAQFGDFVNGAQIVIDQYLVAAEEKWKIQNGLVMLLPHGFEGQGAEHSSARLERFLNLCANGNIIVVNCTTPANYFHLLRRQQKFPFRKPLVVMTPKSLLRHPRVISTVEELANGSFQPVIDDATAQPEKVEKLVFCSGKLYYELLAKKEELNDDKVALVRIEQLYPLNPEIIQGIFDKYSNRKEFVWAQEEPENMGAWTYMLRNFRNENIQVIAPVASGTPAPGTHKKFEKNQKGVINRVFGVAEENVDLVRPITTVND
- the odhB gene encoding 2-oxoglutarate dehydrogenase complex dihydrolipoyllysine-residue succinyltransferase produces the protein MSILEMKVPSPGESITEVEIATWLVKDGDYVEKDQAIAEVDSDKATLELPAEQAGIISLKAEEGEVVKVGQVVCLIDMSGAKPEGAAAPVAEVPKAEEAPKVEAPKPAAAPAATYATNSPSPAAKKILDEKGIDAAAVSGTGRDGRITKEDALNATPGVPAMGVSSGNRAQTTTKLSVLRRKLAARLVSVKNETAMLTTFNEVDMSEIFRIRKQYKEEFAAKHGVGLGFMSFFTKAVTRALQMYPDVNAMIDGDYKINNEFCDISIAVSGPKGLMVPVLRNAENLTLRGVEASIKELATKVRDGKITIEEMTGGTFTITNGGVFGSMLSTPIINPPQSAILGMHNIIERPVAINGKVEIRPMMYLAVSYDHRIIDGRESVGFLVAVKEALDNPVEILMGGDERKALEL
- the apaG gene encoding Co2+/Mg2+ efflux protein ApaG, with amino-acid sequence MYSSITQNIKVSVIPEYDVKNSFPADNRFVFRYNIVIENLGNDAVKLMKRRWLIYDVSFGFTEVMGDGVIGMTPELQPGESFSYFSNVILRSGVGNMQGNYIFKNLETLETFESDIPKFNLVSEVLCN
- a CDS encoding 3'-5' exonuclease, with amino-acid sequence MNFVALDFETATHERNSACELGICVVENSEIVETKTWLIKPPSFPYFNPHNINVHGIHPKDVAHAPTFDEIWYEIEDLLYGNLMIAHNASFDAGVLRSCLDYYGIFKPKTEYLCSIQIAKKSWKNLTSYGLKNLANCHDIQFTHHRAGADAEVCAKLSLLAFERLLITENDELSALFSKNLKVL
- a CDS encoding glycosyltransferase family 2 protein, translating into MMPTLAIAILNWNGKKWLEKFLPNVLEYSDEATVYVIDNASTDDSVAFVEKYFPTVKIIINAKNSGFAGGYNEGLQHINEEIYCLLNSDVEVTENWITPILELFEKNPDIAAIQPKIRAFKNSKYFEFAGAAGGMIDHLGYPYCRGRVFETIEEDLGQYDDETEIFWATGCALFIRREDFWKMKGFDERFFAHQEEIDLCWRLKNAGRKIYYCGKSTVFHVGGGTLNKQSPQKTFLNFRNNLTMLLKNLPTSSLFWIIPLRLVLDGIAGIYFGMKDGFPHLIAVLKAHFGFYGMFAESLKLRSKHQIKDYYQTKWLIFKHFL
- a CDS encoding lysophospholipid acyltransferase family protein, encoding MVNQILFQIVLLFSKLPLKILYVLSDFIFFILYYIAGYRKKVVFENIKNSFPEKSDEEIKKISKKFYHNFSDYIVETLKAFTISDESLHQRVQHINLEVFSESQKKQKNVMMLSGHVFNWEWFNSLATIIPQEKCFPIYRKMQNPFWEEKIRKIRSRYGNEALEADDVMKHILRNPNDGNSAYMFVADQTPHISMVNFGLKFLNQKTPAFIGYDRLSSRMNVTFVYCEMEKVKRGHYKVTYHEILPDNDKFEPYEVVKKFHKNLEKTINKNPDNWLWSHKRWKYKDAIKHYDE
- a CDS encoding thioredoxin family protein, with the protein product MKRIVMNLAFVGLLLPAFSLAQTTAEAEAAKIEAKKKAEEEKAALPKPYNETENAEAKIAELVKKAKKENKNIMLQAGGNWCIWCLRFNNFVQTTPELKNLVDENYIYYHLNYSPKNKNEKIFAQYGNPGEKYGYPVFIVLDKTGKMIHTQDSAVLEEGKSYSLDKVKAFFEAWKPKK